The Drosophila sechellia strain sech25 chromosome 2L, ASM438219v1, whole genome shotgun sequence region ttttttctctttttggaaaccatttttttttttatttttttgttttttttttttgtgttttattctGTTGAGtgttgtgtttgaatgtgtcaCATTTTCTGTAAAATCAATACAGCTACTGTATACTTtgaatactttatataaaattCTACTTTGCTAGAATCAATAGAGTCTTCAACGATCTTCAGCAGAAGTATTTATCAATAAGTTCGTAGCTGGTTTTCAATTCTGCATTAATAAGAAGGATGAGCTCAAGCTTAAGAAGTATTTTATTGAAACCGTTGGTAAATTGTAAACATATATAAGTAGAATGGGCCGAAATAAAGGATATGCTATTCAGCTTTAGAATTTGTGGATTTTCTTTGAGATTTTTCCGCCAACATTGTTTGGGATTTTCTTTCAGCTTTTACGTCAGACTTTCTTTCCGTCTTCATATCAGGCTTTATATCAGACTTGACTTCAGACTTCATTTCAGACTTCTTTTCAGACTTCTTTTCAGACTTCCTTTTAGACTTCTTTTGAAAGTTCTTTGTAGCTTTTGGTACAGATTTCCTTAAGGACCCCCTCGACATTCGTTTTAAGGCGGCTAATTCCTAGTGACATTTCATATaatgatgactccaaaattcGATTTCTCCGCCAAGACTTACCCTTTCTTCGCGAATCATCCTTTCCTGATCTATGAGAGCTTGCACTTCTTCGATTCGGTGGAGATACATGTCCTTCTGTTCCATGTAAAACTTTAGGTCGTCCTTAACCTTTTGCAGTGCAAGCCTTGATACGGTGCACATGACGTCGGCGTGTTCCAAATCGGTATCAAGTCGGTCCTGCCAATTTCTGATGCTTTCCCTAAGCTTTCCCACCTCCAACTCATACATGAGTCCGGAGGAATACTGCACCTTTTCATCCTGCACTGCTTGTACCTCCAGGTCATGTAGTTCTTTTTTTATCTCCACATTTCTTCCATTCATCCGGGTCAGACGCTGATCCGTACAGCTTCTAAACCAGTTGATTTGATATCGCGTTTCAATCGGGTTCATCGCTGCGGAAGAAGATGAGTTTTCCAAATATGGCACATAGTAACCTCACTCACCTGATTTCGTTTCGAACACTATCATTGCCGATGAGTTACGACGCAACGACGTCAAGGAGCCACTTTGCTCATTGAGCATAGCGACTGACGCACTGGACGCCAGATTTTGGATGTTAGCATTAAGGCTCTTTACCCAAGGGGCATTTATGTGGTATTGTGCATTTCTGCAATGGAACACAAATGTCAATGTCGCACTACGTAACTACACAGCTATCGAAATACTCTTACTTTAACAAACGAAGGCTGTTTTCGCAGAGGTCTACGTCGTCTCGAAAATCTCTTCTCATCTCTTGTATAAGGTGTTCGATTTCGCTAAGATCCTTGCAGAACTTTACGCAATCAAGATCCTTGACACTTCGCTCCCGATGGAGGACATCAAGGTACATCTGCTTCACGTCCAGTCGGAATAAGAAGTCATCCAACGACCAGCTAAACAGGTTGTTTGGGGTCTCCTCCAGTTCGCCTGGCCAGGGCATCGAGAAGAGCCGCAACTGTCTGAGCAGACGAACCGATAGGAACTCGATGGCCGCCTTTTGGATTTGGCGAATGAGATCTGCTATTATGGTGGACCTCAATCTTATGCTGGCTATAACTTCCTCCATTGTTCTCCTAACGGACGTTCTCTGGCGCTTTTTGGCCATCTGCAGCACCACCATAGCCTCGGCTTCCTTTACATCTGAGTCTTGTAGCTCCACTGGCCGCTTGACTGTCGAAGCGTCACGCATTGTAGATCTGACCACTAGTGAGGCCACTCGGGACTCGTGCTCCCTTATCAGATCCTTAAGAAACTCATCTCGGCACATTGATGGATCTTCTTGCTCCGGCAAGGGAAAAGGAATTTCCCAAGGGTCAAATTGCTCTCCTTCCAGACTCTCCAGGTTAACCACGCCAGGTACCACGTCTTTCAAATGCTTTGTCTTTTTATGGGTCattttttgagtttttttgtttatttttgttttatgttttctaTTCTGAAGTATTTTTTGTGAGTATCATTTCTAGGGAGTAATATTAAAAGGTGctcacatacatatatgatgGTGAAAGCTGAATACAACGCATTGAATGCCACACCACCGAGTTAATAACTTATATGTATAACATTCAAATTCCCCGCCATCTAGTGTTGGCAAACGCAGCTGCGAAGCGAACAAATAAACAGCTGATTAGACAGTGGATAGAAGCAGCAGCTTCATTCGCATGTCGGCGTACCTGCACATTGCTTTGAATTTTTGAATGTGTTCGTTTATTCCTTTTTCTCATTGTTTTTCGagtgttgtttattgttttaatcAAAGTTAGTTGCTCCGCTTGTCAGTTTACATAAGCAATCGCACAGGTGGGACTGAATCTAATCGACTGTCCTCTGACCGGCCAGTTTCCATCCGCAGCGCTCAGAGTTACTAAGTTTAGTTGACCACTTTTCCGATTCGGAGACACAGGTGCATTTTCCGTGACCAGGTAAATAAGCTTGTCTTAGTCTCTTGTTTGTGTATTCGGCGGCTTGTTTATGTGCTTGATTAGCAGTCAGCTGTGCATATTTGCGTCTCTCACATGCACACTATATTTGGCTTTTAATTACCCCCAgctgcgcgtgtgtgtgtgtgccagagTGGGAGCTTGTGGCCGTGTGTGTGAGCCCAGAAATCGTAGTTACGTACATCACTGCGTATAAGCAATAAACAGTAATTGAGTCAAGGTCAGCAATTGACACTTGATTGACAAACTTCGATAGCTACTCGCTTATgtacatttaaattcaattattatCGCCTCTCTCCGCccaaatatttacacatattCCACCTGCCCTGCTTATCATCGATCGGTTCGGGTTTGAAAACCTTTCCACTGACGTTTGAATTTATGACCTGAAAAAGGTATTTGCTCTTCCCTCTTTCTGTCCATATTAGTGCCTCTAATCCCTGCGACCTGTTCGGTTTATGCGCCATATAATTGATGTGGTTTCCACTGGAGCGTTAACCAAAGCCGATCACGACTGACAGTTTGCTTTGCTGCGGTTGGGCAACCACTGTCCCTGTCCCCTGATAAGCACCGAAAAGAGTCGAAAATAAGGCTCGTCCACTGCACCATGGAGCTCACAATCAAAATGCAAACAGAGCCGGCTTTAAGCAATAGAGCAAATAGCCAAGTTAACACTGCAAGTGGCAACAGAAGCTCACACACTCACCCACTTGGAACAAAACTCACGGGACTGAATCTTACGTAGGTACAGTCGAAACTCGCTAATCAAATACCGGCGAAGTATAAAGGCGACCCTCGCAAAAAAACACCCACTCAACAGAATTATTTCACTCAAACCTTAAATTTCCAACATAATTAACCAAAACGTTATATTTGAAATGAAAAAAGCATGTTTAATGCTTAAACTGACTAGCCTTTAAACACAATTTGTGATTAATTAGCTCTAAATTGGCTACAGTTAAAAGATCACCATAAGAATCTCAGAAAAAATAACTACAAATCATTGTAAAGGCTTTAAAATGAAAAGCTAGTAAAGGTGCtatataaaaactaaaacttTACTTTAAAAACTTTGATCTTTAAAAATCGACCTTATTGTAAATTGTGTTTAACTTAAGATTGTGGATTATATAGACGACGCTTGACTGTAGTTGAACGCACACAAACTGGCGAAAAAGATATGGAGAAGACGTCGACGAACTCGTTTCAATTGAGACGCAAACTGAAACACAATTCATTTCGCTGGAGAACGCGCAACCGAAAACATTTTCCACCTCTGCTCTTATTCGTCTTCTAATTGATATTTGTTTACTCACGGTTTCTTGGCCTTTGGTCTTTTGCGTCTCCGATAGAgccccaaaaataaaatggagcAGTGGAACAATGTGGAGCTGACGAACATGTCCAAAAAGTCGTATACCCTGAATCATGCCTACGATGCCGCCGAGAAGTTGAACAAGGAAAACACGGCAAAGTCCTCGAATGGCAATGGCACCAGTGCCGATGAATCAGCAGCTGCAGATGGCGATCTCCTCAAGCCCGGATCGGATGTGCGCCCAAAAGTGGAGCCCGAGGACGTGGAGAGCCTGCTGCGACGCCTCTACGGGATCACGATAAGCGAGGTTAAGGAAATCGTCGCCTACGACGATCGCAACTTCTTTGTCAAGGAGGATAGGTAAGCAAAGCGATGGCGGTATCTCGCTGACACCCTTTCCCAATCCAGCACCACATCCGGAGGTTTATCTCGTGTCAGGGAGTTCAGCGTAAGCATCTCATACAGCTGCAGTCAGAAAATTAGCACAGGCAATTTCAGACATCATAATATATCATTTAGATCAGGATTAGTCTTCGAGATAGTAAACACAATAATTCGTTGCATGGAATAATTCTTCTTTTAAAGCATCAACAACATATTTTCTGTGCTTTGACATGACTGCAATTTTAGCTGCTGTTCGTAGCACGACTGTGCAACACGAAAACAAATGATAATAAGCCGGAGAAATGCGGCGGGGTGTAGCATCTATTTATACCCAGTTTAATTAAAGTTGTTAATCGCGGCAGTTGAGTGTGACGCAGTCGACAGTCACCTTGCCAGCATCGCAATTGCTATCTTGATGGATTCATGGTTTTCAGCACTGATGTAGTCAGTTCAGGTCttcattttaataaattagaTTAATCTACAGAACAATAAGCTTACAGTCTAGAAGAGCAATCTATTTGAGGACAGGTTTCGTCTGGAAGCCAAACATGCTGAGCTTGGTTTGATTCTGGCTCACGGCACCCAGTTTTCCATTCGTCCTTGATTTAGGAGTGCCCTTCTTGGCAGTGGAGGGTTTACTCAGCCCCACTCTTCGTTTGCTGGTTGGCAAAGAGTTCTGGCGTTGCAGGCTGGAGGATGAGGTAGATGATGCTCTTTGATCTGAGCTACAGCTGTCGTCCGATAGCAG contains the following coding sequences:
- the LOC6614571 gene encoding uncharacterized protein LOC6614571, which produces MTHKKTKHLKDVVPGVVNLESLEGEQFDPWEIPFPLPEQEDPSMCRDEFLKDLIREHESRVASLVVRSTMRDASTVKRPVELQDSDVKEAEAMVVLQMAKKRQRTSVRRTMEEVIASIRLRSTIIADLIRQIQKAAIEFLSVRLLRQLRLFSMPWPGELEETPNNLFSWSLDDFLFRLDVKQMYLDVLHRERSVKDLDCVKFCKDLSEIEHLIQEMRRDFRDDVDLCENSLRLLKNAQYHINAPWVKSLNANIQNLASSASVAMLNEQSGSLTSLRRNSSAMIVFETKSAMNPIETRYQINWFRSCTDQRLTRMNGRNVEIKKELHDLEVQAVQDEKVQYSSGLMYELEVGKLRESIRNWQDRLDTDLEHADVMCTVSRLALQKVKDDLKFYMEQKDMYLHRIEEVQALIDQERMIREERELAALKRMSRGSLRKSVPKATKNFQKKSKRKSEKKSEKKSEMKSEVKSDIKPDMKTERKSDVKAERKSQTMLAEKSQRKSTNSKAE